One segment of Streptomyces sp. YIM 121038 DNA contains the following:
- a CDS encoding glycine betaine/L-proline ABC transporter ATP-binding protein: MSETATTTTTEPAAADSPVFAVRNLWKVFGPKCERVPGDPELTALDPAELRERTGCTAAVRDVSFEVNKGEVFVVMGLSGSGKSTLVRCLTRLIEPTSGSVAIDGEDVLAMDKARLRELRRHRASMVFQHFGLLPHRTVLDNVAYGLEIQGVGKAERRERAAEVVAKVGLEGLEARKPGQLSGGQQQRVGLARALAADPEVLLFDEPFSALDPLIRRDMQEEVVRLHREEGRTMVFITHDLSEALKLGDRIALMRDGRVVQLGTPEEIVGSPADDYVRDFVRDVPREQVITVRSAMRPLDPASERDERGPAVAPDATVSEAIEAVARSGFPARVMDDGRCLGVVDQEHLLGVVAGVRTPAAAPKAVPAAPADAVPGEVSA, from the coding sequence ATGAGCGAAACCGCCACCACGACCACGACGGAGCCCGCCGCGGCGGACAGCCCCGTCTTCGCCGTCCGGAACCTGTGGAAGGTCTTCGGGCCGAAGTGCGAGCGGGTCCCCGGCGACCCGGAGCTGACCGCCCTCGACCCCGCCGAACTGCGCGAGCGCACCGGCTGCACCGCCGCCGTGCGGGACGTGTCCTTCGAGGTCAACAAGGGCGAGGTCTTCGTCGTCATGGGCCTGTCGGGCTCCGGCAAGTCCACGCTCGTGCGCTGCCTGACCCGCCTCATCGAGCCCACGTCCGGCTCCGTCGCCATCGACGGCGAGGACGTCCTCGCCATGGACAAGGCGCGCCTGCGCGAACTGCGCCGCCACCGCGCGTCCATGGTCTTCCAGCACTTCGGCCTGCTCCCGCACCGCACGGTCCTCGACAACGTCGCCTACGGCCTGGAGATCCAGGGCGTCGGCAAGGCCGAGCGGCGCGAGCGGGCCGCCGAGGTCGTCGCCAAGGTGGGCCTCGAAGGCCTGGAGGCGCGCAAGCCCGGCCAGCTCTCCGGCGGCCAGCAGCAGCGCGTCGGCCTGGCCCGCGCGCTCGCCGCCGACCCCGAGGTCCTGCTCTTCGACGAGCCGTTCAGCGCCCTCGACCCGCTGATCCGCCGCGACATGCAGGAGGAGGTCGTGCGCCTGCACCGCGAGGAGGGCCGCACGATGGTCTTCATCACCCACGACCTCAGCGAGGCCCTCAAGCTCGGCGACCGCATCGCCCTGATGCGCGACGGCCGCGTCGTCCAGCTCGGCACGCCCGAGGAGATCGTCGGCTCCCCGGCCGACGACTACGTCCGCGACTTCGTCCGGGACGTGCCGCGCGAGCAGGTCATCACGGTCCGCAGCGCCATGCGGCCCCTGGACCCCGCGTCCGAGCGGGACGAGCGCGGCCCGGCGGTCGCGCCCGACGCCACCGTGTCCGAGGCCATCGAGGCCGTGGCCCGCTCCGGCTTCCCGGCCCGCGTGATGGACGACGGGCGCTGCCTCGGCGTCGTCGACCAGGAGCACCTGCTCGGCGTGGTCGCGGGCGTGCGGACCCCGGCGGCCGCCCCGAAGGCCGTGCCCGCCGCGCCCGCGGACGCCGTACCGGGCGAGGTGAGCGCCTGA